A window from Podospora bellae-mahoneyi strain CBS 112042 chromosome 1 map unlocalized CBS112042p_1, whole genome shotgun sequence encodes these proteins:
- the hrf1 gene encoding Protein transport protein yif1 (BUSCO:EOG09264P74; EggNog:ENOG503NX76; COG:S), with protein MQRPTYGQSPPLHHPVPQHVSTVPQLRSPPPLTSQPQGHGYDGSPYPQQQQQAPPGGNMFAQYGNFMNDPTAQIATQFGQTAFRQGQDYLEKNVNRLVNVSALKHYFNVTNSYVINKLFLVLFPWRHKPWTRRQASEVGTGGGQEAWFYLPPRDDINSPDMYIPVMSIVTYVFLRTLFAGFRGEFEPQLFGSVATIAIVMMILEILALRIGCYLLNISNQSQLLDLMAYSGYKFVGVIVTIAVSEIFNGGKGTGGWVGWTLFVYTCLANSLFLMRSLKYVLLPENNNTNQGPMQTMHPLDSRAKRSQRTQFLFAYSYPVQALLMWILCRP; from the exons ATGCAGCGACCGACGTATGGGCAATCGCCTCCGCTACACCACCCAGTCCCGCAACACGTCTCGACCGTCCCCCAACTTCgatcacctcctccgctAACATCGCAGCCCCAAGGCCACGGGTACGATGGGAGTCCTTatccgcagcagcagcaacaagcgcCGCCGGGCGGTAACATGTTTGCGCAATATGGCAACTTCATGAATGACCCAACTGCGCAAATAGCTACGCAGTTTGGCCAGACAGCATTCCGGCAGGGCCAGGACTATCTAGAGAAAAAT GTCAATCGCTTGGTCAACGTCTCGGCACTGAAGCACTATTTCAACGTGACGAACTCGTACGTTATCAACAAGCTCTTTTTGGTCCTCTTTCCATGGCGACACAAGCCATGGACGCGTCGCCAGGCATCCGAGGTTGGCACTGGCGGCGGCCAGGAAGCATGGTTCTACCTCCCCCCTCGAGACGACATCAACAGTCCCGATATGTACATCCCGGTCATGTCAATCGTCACATACGTCTTTCTACGAACTCTTTTTGCCGGCTTCCGAGGCGAGTTCGAACCCCAGCTGTTCGGCAGCGTCGCTACGATCGCGATCGTGATGATGATTCTGGAAATTTTGGCCCTTAGAATAGGGTGCTATCTCCTGAATATCTCCAACCAGTCGCAGCTGCTGGATCTTATGGCCTACAGCGGCTACAAGTTCGTGGGAGTTATTGTGACGATTGCGGTGTCAGAGATCTTCAATGGGGGCAAGGGTACCGGCGGCTGGGTGGGCTGGACTTTGTTTGTCTACACATGCTTGGCTAACTCGTTGTTCCTG ATGCGCTCTCTCAAGTACGTCCTTCTGCcagaaaacaacaacaccaaccaagGCCCCATGCAGACTATGCACCCCCTCGACTCGCGGGCGAAGAGAAGCCAGCGAACCCAGTTTTTGTTTGCGTATTCGTATCCTGTGCAGGCTCTCCTCATGTGGATTCTCTGCAGGCCATAA